One part of the Engraulis encrasicolus isolate BLACKSEA-1 chromosome 17, IST_EnEncr_1.0, whole genome shotgun sequence genome encodes these proteins:
- the LOC134467009 gene encoding interferon-inducible GTPase 5-like — protein sequence MEDTSPLLEDSGEQSTEWAMAIAKAKEIVNGLDQVVLNIAVTGETGVGKSSFVNAIRGVQRGDEGWAPTGVTETTMEPKEYPHPSMPNVRIWDLPGIGTPSFDAKRYVNKVHFEKYDFFIIVSASRFRENDLKLANEIKKTKKKFYFVRSKIDKDVKNEIEDGGGTEEEILLKMRKDCEDNLRDLGGAPVFLITSKDLTKYDFPNLVDTLKRELPVEKMDVLLQSFPVFSKQSLDWKYQAFNKNIWQVAAASGIVGAAPVPGLSFAVDTAMVMSFLTGVYRSFGLHDKALEKLSETVDKPILGEVKKSKIIQEISKYMLTSSMQPKLLASAAVNVLSLIPVAGSIAAATLSYKTTRAVLQQGLDELYQVAKKVLEMADLQ from the coding sequence ATGGAAGACACCAGTCCTTTGCTGGAAGATTCTGGTGAACAGTCAACTGAGTGGGCCATGGCCATAGCCAAGGCTAAAGAAATAGTTAATGGATTAGATCAAGTAGTGCTGAATATTGCTGTAACTGGGGAGACTGGTGTAGGAAAGTCCTCCTTTGTGAATGCCATCAGAGGTGTTCAAAGAGGGGATGAAGGCTGGGCCCCCACTGGGGTCACAGAAACTACAATGGAACCCAAAGAGTACCCCCACCCCAGCATGCCCAATGTGAGGATCTGGGATTTGCCAGGAATAGGGACCCCATCATTTGATGCAAAACGCTACGTAAACAAAGTACATTTTGAAAAATATGATTTCTTTATCATAGTGAGTGCATCCAGATTCAGGGAGAATGACCTCAAACTTGCAAATGAaatcaagaaaacaaaaaagaaatttTACTTTGTTCGCTCCAAGATCGACAAAGATGTGAAAAATGAGATTGAGGATGGAGGGGGTACAGAGGAAGAGATACTACTCAAAATGCGGAAAGACTGTGAGGACAATCTCAGAGATCTGGGAGGGGCACCTGTCTTTCTCATCACATCCAAGGACCTGACGAAGTATGACTTTCCGAATCTGGTAGACACTCTGAAAAGAGAACTTCCTGTGGAAAAGATGGATGTGCTCTTACAGAGTTTTCCTGTTTTTTCGAAGCAGTCTCTTGACTGGAAATACCAAGCATTCAATAAAAACATCTGGCAAGTGGCTGCTGCGTCGGGGATCGTAGGTGCAGCCCCTGTGCCAGGCCTCTCATTTGCAGTTGACACTGCCATGGTGATGTCCTTTCTCACCGGGGTTTACCGCTCATTCGGCCTGCATGACAAAGCCCTGGAAAAGCTGTCAGAGACAGTGGACAAGCCCATACTGGGAGAGGTGAAAAAGTCGAAAATTATCCAGGAAATCAGCAAGTACATGCTCACATCAAGCATGCAGCCAAAACTATTGGCTTCGGCTGCAGTCAATGTTTTGAGTCTTATACCGGTAGCTGGCAGCATTGCAGCTGCAACCCTGTCCTATAAAACCACAAGGGCTGTGCTCCAACAAGGGCTGGATGAGCTTTATCAGGTTGCCAAAAAGGTGCTCGAAATGGCAGATCTGCAGTAG